One Xenopus tropicalis strain Nigerian chromosome 8, UCB_Xtro_10.0, whole genome shotgun sequence genomic window carries:
- the dmac2 gene encoding distal membrane-arm assembly complex protein 2 isoform X2 encodes MAASRVLQNAKVLLPVLCRVSRDSSSSASVSPTKHRVQHYLYNSFYDIEAIINWSVRFKQWNLRRKNAHYAYTERLYGKYVAAAYYTLSQRGGVRFQGHKDWYRADRRGKFSWDFLEHKEVPVECIDLSRSPLTFRGLDNIVSLKELRELYLNNCPHLDDWALSRLHVFKDSLEVLSIAGCPSITERGLATLHHLQNLRYLDLSDLSSVTNKGLIRILMEEVLPKCEIVGINYFDGDQRKSSHNELQN; translated from the exons ATGGCTGCCTCCAGAGTG CTGCAGAATGCCAAGGTTTTACTCCCTGTTTTGTGCAGAGTTTCTCGTGACAGTTCTTCATCTGCCTCAGTTTCCCCCACAAAGCACCGGGTCCAGCACTATCTCTACAATAGTTTCTATGATATTGAAGCCATAATAAACTGGAGTGTCCGCTTCAAACAGTGGAACTTGCGCAGAAAGAATGC ACATTATGCATACACTGAGAGGTTATATGGAAAATATGTTGCTGCTGCATATTACACCTTATCGCAGAGAGGTGGAGTCAG GTTTCAGGGCCACAAGGACTGGTACAGGGCAGATAGGCGTGGGAAATTCAGTTGGGACTTCttggaacataaggaagtgcctGTTGAATGTATTGACCTTAGCCGTTCACCACTGACCTTCAGAGGTTTAGACAACATAG TGAGCCTTAAGGAGTTACGGGAGCTGTATCTCAACAATTGTCCACACTTGGATGACTGGGCCTTAAGCCGGCTACATGTGTTTAAAGATTCATTGGAGGTGCTGTCTATTGCTGGATGCCCCTCTATCACAGAAAGGGGTCTGGCCACCCTGCATCACTTACA GAATCTCAGGTACCTGGATTTGTCTGATCTTTCATCTGTGACCAATAAGGGCTTAATCCGTATACTCATGGAGGAAGTACTTCCCAAGTGTGAAATAGTTGGGATAAATTATTTTGATGGAGATCAGAGGAAGAGCTCCCACAATGAGCTGCAAAACTGA
- the prss16 gene encoding thymus-specific serine protease precursor: MAGVWLQLSLLLLLLLGGTEGAWNGRQIRKKLHQLKETENFKSFYTHWGMPKGAFANTPSVESYIAQPLDHFNRRNNSTFNQRYWINEEYWNHPNGPVFLYIGGESSLSEFSVLSGEHVDLAQTHRALLVSLEHRYYGSSINPDGLTLENIRFLSSQQALADLASFHMFISQKYNLTRQNTWICFGGSYPGSLSAWFRLKFPHLVYAAVASSAPVRAELDFTGYNKVVAWSLADPVIGGSEKCLDAVKEGFQAVDSLLQKGNITQLEKDFYSCGSLQGSDDYTEFVGNLADIFMGAVQYNGMSPASNVQQICQLMTIKDNSAYEGLRSVNRMYMDFMGLSCVYNSHAKSVADLSSTKLSLVGVGERQWFYQTCTEFGYYQTCEDPSCPFSSLITLKSQLDLCSQIFQVPTESVLQSVQFTNEFYGADHPKSSRIIFVNGDVDPWHALSVLKNQSRSEIAILINGTSHCANMSPSHTSDPLSLQEARKEIAAQVATWLKSAQSELGG, translated from the exons ATGGCTGGTGTGTGGCTGCAGCTCTCCCTGCTCCTGCTGCTCCTTTTGGGGGGAACTGAGGGGG CATGGAATGGGCGACAGATCAGAAAGAAATTGCACCAACTAAAGGAAACTGAAAACTTCAAATCCTTCTACactcactgggggatgccaaaaggGGCCTTCGCCAATACTCCTTCGGTTGAGTCCTATATTGCCCAACCCCTGGACCACTTCAACCGACGTAACAATTCCACTTTCAATCAG AGGTACTGGATAAATGAGGAGTACTGGAATCACCCTAATGGGCCTGTTTTCCTGTATATTGGAGGGGAGAGCTCATTATCTGAGTTTTCTGTCCTGTCAG GTGAACATGTAGATTTGGCACAGACCCACAGAGCCCTGTTGGTGTCTCTTGAGCATCGGTATTATGGATCCAGCATTAACCCTGATGGACTGACACTGGAGAATATAAGGTTCTTATCCAGCCAGCAAGC GCTTGCAGATCTGGCATCTTTTCACATGTTTATTTCCCAGAAATACAACTTAACACGCCAAAATACCTGGATCTGCTTTGGAGGCTCCTACCCTGGTTCCCTGTCTGCTTGGTTCAGACTAAAG TTTCCTCATTTAGTATATGCAGCTGTGGCATCCTCTGCACCTGTTCGAGCAGAACTGGACTTCACAGGTTATAACAAA GTTGTTGCATGGAGCCTTGCAGACCCAGTTATCGGTGGCTCTGAAAAG TGTTTGGATGCAGTAAAAGAAGGCTTTCAGGCTGTTGATTCGCTGCTTCAGAAGGGAAACATCACTCAGCTGGAGAAAGACTTCTATTCCTGCGGATCTTTGCAAGGGTCTGATGATTACACAGAATTTGTTGGAAATCTGGCAGACATATTTATGGGGGCAGTGCAATATAATGGGATGTCTCCAGCCAGTAACGTGCAACAGATCTGCCAGCTAATGACCATCAAAGACAACTCCGCTTATGAGGGATTACGATCGGTAAACAGG ATGTACATGGACTTCATGGGTCTGAGCTGTGTCTATAACTCCCATGCAAAATCTGTGGCAGATCTGAGTAGCACCAAGCTCAGTCTAGTTGGGGTTGGAGAGCGGCAGTGGTTCTACCAGACATGCACAGAGTTTGGATATT ATCAAACCTGCGAGGACCCCTCCTGTCCATTCTCGTCTCTAATCACCCTGAAGTCCCAGCTTGATCTATGTTCCCAGATTTTCCAGGTTCCTACAGAATCTGTACTCCAGTCAGTGCAGTTTACCAATGAGTTCTATGGTGCTGATCACCCAAAATCAAGCAGGATTATCTTTGTTAATG GTGATGTTGATCCATGGCATGCTCTTAGTGTGTTAAAGAATCAGTCGCGCTCCGAAATCGCCATCTTAATCAATGGTACATCTCACTGTGCAAACATGAGCCCATCCCACACCAGTGACCCGCTATCCCTGCAGGAAGCAAGAAAG GAAATTGCTGCACAGGTAGCCACTTGGTTAAAATCTGCACAGAGTGAGCTGGGAGGCTGA